In one window of Acidimicrobiales bacterium DNA:
- a CDS encoding TetR/AcrR family transcriptional regulator — MAVVDSSNHPGRRQARREATKRTIMDAVERLLGDRPYADLRVEDVMAASGLTRTAFYRYFPDLESVLLALLASVRTELADAANRWLLLDTDPDGGILEANTALARVWSRHWALLLAFSDAATSGSRIQVAWHEMVESFLDPVERRFADLARRGLTSLEYPAETARALVWMNERYLFETFARNRDVSVEVAAATLAQTWRRVLFSAPG; from the coding sequence GTGGCAGTCGTGGACTCGAGCAATCACCCCGGGCGCCGCCAGGCCCGGAGGGAGGCGACGAAGCGGACGATTATGGACGCCGTCGAGCGGCTGCTCGGCGATCGGCCCTACGCCGATCTGCGCGTCGAAGACGTGATGGCCGCCTCGGGGCTTACCAGGACCGCCTTCTACCGCTACTTCCCCGACCTCGAATCCGTGTTGCTGGCCTTGCTCGCCAGTGTCCGCACCGAACTCGCTGACGCGGCCAACCGGTGGCTCCTGCTCGACACCGACCCGGACGGGGGCATCCTCGAAGCCAACACCGCGCTGGCGCGGGTGTGGTCTCGCCACTGGGCCCTGCTGCTCGCCTTCAGTGACGCCGCCACCAGCGGCAGCCGGATCCAGGTGGCATGGCACGAGATGGTCGAGTCTTTTCTCGACCCTGTGGAGAGGCGGTTCGCCGATCTGGCCCGGCGCGGCCTCACCTCGCTGGAGTATCCGGCCGAGACGGCTCGAGCCCTGGTGTGGATGAACGAGCGGTACCTCTTCGAGACGTTTGCCCGCAATCGGGACGTCTCCGTCGAAGTGGCGGCGGCCACGCTGGCCCAGACCTGGCGCCGCGTGCTCTTCTCGGCACCGGGCTAA
- a CDS encoding Smr/MutS family protein has product MKLKLDLHDLYNRGDEIDRALRAVIDEAVRKKATLVEIIPGKGSGQLKKRVLRFLDQKDVKVLYDRVEKDSDNFGRVFVHFRWRKAGR; this is encoded by the coding sequence GTGAAACTGAAGCTCGATTTACACGACCTCTACAACCGGGGGGATGAGATCGATCGAGCCCTGCGGGCCGTGATCGACGAGGCTGTGCGTAAGAAGGCGACGTTGGTCGAGATCATCCCCGGCAAGGGAAGCGGACAGCTGAAGAAGAGGGTGCTGCGGTTCCTTGACCAAAAGGATGTGAAGGTCCTCTACGACCGAGTGGAGAAGGACTCCGACAACTTCGGGCGGGTGTTCGTGCACTTCCGCTGGAGGAAAGCGGGCCGCTGA
- a CDS encoding AMP-binding protein — MHERSQMRVAASPGRVWAAITDPAWYASSIPGLSRWEPQSDRLTVGSRVEFRMDIGTAPVGGLLEVVASEPGRRIDWRTVRGLATEGRWDIQPAGNASDVHLTVTYRVPGPLGALMAIAAGPMVRRALAGTLAALRSEVEGATGVPIERPAPPAPVRLGPLGVAATLARAGLFTAATGAAAIRSGVELSRTGITPAGAYVFGAARFADRPAVIDEKGSLTFAEMDRRVRSLAGSLSRRGVSESDRVAVMCRNHRGFVESVAALSRIGADVILLNTSLAAPQVASVVERERVACLIADAEFLPLMEGIPLPRVVATDGRRDLAVAALTDLDGQPTGPVPRPGRPGTHYVLLTSGTTSEPKSASRPVPLTLDPVVGFVDRVPMRVGDTTLIASPMFHALGFGQLSFAWLLSATIVLRPTFDPEAVLKLIARHHIEVLVVVPAMVSQLVELPADVRGRYDTSSLRVAVCSGAALRGDLAVRFMDIYGDVLYNLYGSTEAAFATVARPQDLRAAPGTVGRPLRGVTVRVRDSNSADLPAGVTGRILVGGPLAVQDGKRPSPGADLQLMPTGDLGHFDVMGRLHVDSREDDMIISGGENVYPQPIEDILMTHPAITDAAVIGVPDPRYGERVVAFIVPGPGPRTDSDDIRRYLRQRLPRYMVPRQVVFVDSIPHNGMGKPLHRVLRQALGGPPDFPRTPAV; from the coding sequence ATGCACGAGAGGAGCCAGATGCGGGTCGCCGCATCACCGGGGCGGGTGTGGGCCGCCATAACCGACCCCGCCTGGTACGCCAGTTCCATACCGGGACTGTCCCGTTGGGAGCCCCAGTCGGACCGTCTCACCGTGGGGTCACGCGTGGAGTTCCGGATGGATATTGGCACCGCTCCTGTTGGCGGACTGCTGGAAGTGGTCGCCTCTGAGCCGGGGCGGCGGATCGACTGGCGGACGGTCAGGGGGCTGGCGACCGAAGGGCGGTGGGACATCCAGCCTGCGGGCAACGCGAGCGACGTACACCTGACCGTGACCTACCGGGTCCCCGGTCCGCTGGGTGCTCTCATGGCCATCGCCGCGGGCCCCATGGTCCGGCGCGCCCTCGCCGGCACGCTGGCCGCGCTGCGCTCGGAGGTGGAGGGCGCGACCGGCGTTCCTATCGAGCGGCCGGCACCACCGGCTCCAGTCAGGCTCGGTCCGCTAGGGGTGGCCGCCACGCTGGCCCGGGCAGGGCTATTCACGGCTGCGACAGGAGCAGCGGCTATCCGCTCAGGCGTTGAACTTTCCCGCACGGGCATCACGCCGGCCGGCGCATACGTCTTCGGCGCCGCCCGCTTCGCCGATCGGCCCGCCGTGATCGACGAGAAGGGCAGCTTGACCTTCGCTGAGATGGACCGTCGGGTGCGATCCCTGGCCGGGTCGCTCTCGCGCCGAGGGGTGTCGGAGTCCGACCGTGTGGCGGTCATGTGCCGCAACCATCGTGGCTTCGTGGAGTCCGTGGCCGCCCTGTCGCGCATAGGCGCCGACGTGATCCTGCTCAACACCTCCTTGGCGGCCCCCCAGGTGGCGTCCGTCGTCGAGCGCGAACGAGTCGCCTGTTTGATCGCGGACGCCGAGTTCCTGCCCCTGATGGAAGGCATCCCCCTACCCAGGGTGGTCGCGACCGACGGTCGGAGGGACCTGGCCGTCGCGGCCCTGACAGACCTGGACGGTCAGCCAACTGGGCCAGTTCCCCGACCTGGGAGGCCAGGAACGCATTACGTGCTGCTCACATCGGGCACCACCAGCGAGCCCAAAAGTGCCAGCCGGCCAGTACCTCTCACTTTGGACCCGGTCGTCGGGTTCGTCGACCGAGTTCCTATGCGGGTCGGAGATACGACGCTCATCGCCTCGCCGATGTTCCACGCGCTCGGGTTCGGCCAGCTCTCATTCGCGTGGCTGCTTTCGGCCACGATCGTGCTGCGCCCGACATTCGACCCCGAGGCGGTGCTGAAACTAATAGCACGGCACCATATCGAGGTCCTGGTAGTAGTCCCCGCCATGGTCAGCCAGCTCGTGGAGCTGCCCGCCGACGTCCGCGGTCGCTACGACACGTCATCGCTGCGCGTCGCCGTCTGCAGCGGCGCCGCTTTGCGAGGAGATCTAGCCGTCAGGTTCATGGACATCTACGGGGACGTCCTGTACAACCTCTACGGCTCGACCGAGGCCGCCTTCGCCACAGTCGCCCGGCCACAGGACCTACGCGCCGCGCCAGGGACGGTCGGGCGGCCTCTGCGCGGGGTCACAGTGCGGGTGCGCGACTCAAACAGCGCCGATCTCCCAGCGGGCGTAACCGGGCGGATCCTCGTCGGAGGCCCCCTAGCCGTCCAGGATGGCAAGCGACCCTCGCCAGGGGCCGACCTGCAACTCATGCCGACCGGGGACCTGGGGCACTTCGACGTCATGGGTCGCCTGCACGTAGACAGCCGGGAAGACGACATGATCATCTCGGGCGGCGAGAACGTCTACCCCCAGCCAATCGAGGACATCCTGATGACACATCCGGCCATCACCGATGCTGCGGTTATAGGCGTGCCCGACCCACGCTACGGCGAGCGTGTCGTCGCTTTCATCGTTCCGGGGCCGGGGCCACGCACCGACTCCGACGATATCCGCCGCTACCTCCGTCAGAGACTGCCCCGCTATATGGTTCCCCGGCAGGTGGTGTTCGTAGACTCCATCCCCCACAACGGCATGGGCAAGCCCCTGCACCGGGTTCTGCGCCAAGCACTAGGAGGCCCCCCGGACTTTCCCAGAACACCGGCTGTCTAG
- a CDS encoding 1-acyl-sn-glycerol-3-phosphate acyltransferase — protein sequence MLPAAWLAATLWFRADVHGLENIPASGPVLLVGNHSGGNMTPDTMVLVLAFCGYFGADRPFYQLAHNLVMAQPVLQPLRKFGMMLAAESNARAALDRGAAVLVYPGGDVEVHRPSWESGKVELAGRSGFIHLALQRGVPVVPVVSVGGQETALFLSSGQRLARALGLDRLFQLKVLPVSLALPWGINVGDFLGHLPLPAKLQVQVLEPVDLHEFFGDRDVEGAYRHVRSLMQSALDSMSERRRFPVLG from the coding sequence GTGCTGCCGGCGGCGTGGCTGGCCGCGACCCTCTGGTTCAGGGCCGACGTCCATGGCTTGGAGAACATCCCCGCTTCCGGCCCTGTCTTGTTGGTCGGCAACCATTCGGGCGGGAACATGACGCCGGACACGATGGTGTTAGTGCTGGCCTTCTGCGGCTACTTCGGAGCAGACCGCCCCTTTTACCAGTTGGCGCACAACCTGGTGATGGCTCAGCCGGTGCTGCAGCCGCTGCGCAAGTTCGGGATGATGTTGGCTGCCGAGTCGAATGCCCGGGCTGCCCTCGACCGGGGGGCCGCCGTGCTCGTCTACCCGGGCGGCGACGTCGAGGTGCACCGTCCCTCTTGGGAGTCTGGGAAGGTCGAACTCGCGGGGCGGAGCGGGTTCATCCACCTGGCCTTGCAGCGGGGGGTCCCTGTCGTGCCGGTGGTCTCTGTGGGGGGCCAGGAGACGGCCTTGTTCCTGTCCAGTGGCCAGAGGTTGGCTCGCGCGCTGGGTTTGGACCGCCTGTTCCAGCTCAAAGTCCTGCCGGTCTCCCTGGCCCTGCCGTGGGGAATCAACGTCGGCGATTTCTTGGGGCATCTACCCCTTCCGGCGAAGCTGCAGGTCCAGGTCCTCGAGCCTGTCGACCTACATGAGTTCTTTGGCGACCGCGACGTCGAAGGTGCCTACCGTCATGTGAGATCCCTGATGCAAAGCGCCCTGGACTCGATGTCCGAGCGGCGGCGGTTCCCGGTGCTGGGGTGA